AGAAATAAAAAAAACCTCTCTAGAGGCCATCAGCTATGCGAGCAACATTGAGTCTGGCGTGACAGCAATAGCATTCGGAGAGGCAAGCGAAGAGAACCTAAAGGTGGCTGGAAAAGCCGGAGCTAGTAAAGTCTTGCATGTAAGTGACGATAAATACAATGAAGCCAATATTCAGGCTTATGCATCCGCCATAGCCAAAGCGGCCGAAAGCGAAGGTGCAGAAACTATCGTATTAGCCAATTCATCATTGGGCGACCCTGTTGCTGCGAGGCTTTCTATCAAAATGGGCGCATCCCTAGCCAGCAATGTCGTAGCTGCTCCAGATACTTCCAATGGTTTCGTAGTTAAAAGAAGCATCTACACGGGCAAAGCATTCGCCAATGTAGATTTGACGGAAGGAAAACGCATCATCGGCATCAAGAAAAATGCAGCGACGATCAAAGAAGATGGAGGAGATCCAAGTATTGAAACCTTCTCTCCAGACGAAAATGCAGACGACTTTAAAGTAAAAGTTTTATCTCAGGAAAAAGCTTCAGGCGATGTACTTTTGCCAGAGGCAGAGATCGTAGTATCAGGAGGTCGTGGACTTAAAGGACCTGAAAACTGGGGAATGATCGAAGAGCTAGCCAAGACCTTAGGAGCAGCAACAGCTTGTAGCAAGCCAGTATCTGACATGGATTGGCGACCCCATCACGAACATGTTGGACAAACAGGTATTAAAGTGGCGCCTTCTTTGTACATTGCGGTCGGAATTTCAGGGGCCATCCAACACCTGGCGGGTGTCAATGCTTCGAAGTGTATTGTTGTGATCAACAAGGATGAGGAAGCGCCGTTTTTTAAGGCGGCAGACTACGGGATAGTTGGAGATGCTTTTGAGGTCGTACCTAAGTTAACAGAAGCAATTAAAGCGATAAACGGATAAGTTAGTTTGGATAAAATAAAACTAGATATCATAGGTCTCTCGTCGAGTCACGCGCAATCAGGATCGTTTGCGCTAGTGCTCGGTGAGAGCCATGGAAAAAGAAGATTACCTATTATCATTGGGATGTTTGAGGCGCAAGCGATCGCCATCGAAATAGAGAAAATATCTCCTAATCGTCCCATGACACATGACCTGTTCAAATCATTTGCAGGCAATTTTAATATCAACATCAAAGAAATTCTTATTTCGGACCTTAAGGAAGGGGTTTTCTTTGCCAGAATCATCTGCGAGGATGCCAATGGCAATGTAGTCGAAATAGACTCCAGACCTTCGGACGCCATAGCCATTGGCATTCGGTTCAATGCGGATATCTACACCAATGTCACAGTACTAGACGAAGCAGGTATAGTCGTAACCGACGAATTCGAAGAGGAACTGGACACCATAGTGGCCAATGAAGAAGAGGAAGAAGATGCACCTATTGGCTCACCTGAATACCTGAAGAATCAATCAGTTGATGGTCTCCAGCAATTATTGGATCAAGCGCTCAGTGAAGAAGATTATGAAAGAGCCGCTAAGATCAGAGACGAGCTGAACAAAAGAAATTAATAGGAAATTGGACAGAAAAAAAGCCATTGATCATTGATCGATGGCTTTTTTGATTTTCTAACATTTTAGAAACACACAATATCATTTCAGGGGGTTGGCAGTGGACTGATCAAGGGCAATGACCAGCCCACTATGTTGGCAAAATGAAGTCTAGGGGTTGAGTCCAATCTATTTCTGATAATCAGTAATAGAGGTCCGGTTTAGGGATATGCGACATTTTACTGATGTAAAGATCAGCACATACAGTCCTAAACACAATCCCTAAATTTGGGTATATTTCAAGATAAGGTTAGTAGATCAAATAGAATTGTAAAACGCCATGATTCGAACCAAATCTCTGACCTCATTTACATCCAGCTTGTTCTTTTTGATGTAATCTTTCAATTGACCTGGGTGATCATCTAATATGGCGTATAGCTCTCCTTTTTTACCTGAATACCTTTCAATGCTACCATCCTTAAAGGCAAAGAAAAAGGTTAGAGAAAGTCTTTCTCGCGTTGTTCCTGGTCCGGTATAGTAATAAGACTGGCTATAGGGATCTGTCTCTAAGACAATCTTCTCTCTGGCTAGCAAAGTGGTAGGCCCTTCATATAAAACCTCAAATAATATTGGAGCCCTAAAATCACCAGTTACATTGTATGGAATAGAATAAAACTGACGATAACTCTTAAGTAATGAGTCAAAAAACTCTACATACATTACTTTCTTGCTATTGTAAGTATATACTTTATCGTCACTTAATATCTGAATAGTATTTACTTCCATATCGTATTTGATATCCCCACGAAGGGTATCTCCATCCATGGTTACTGCCCACCCTTTGTGCCAAAGACGTGTAGAAAAGTCCTGCGCTACCAGAGGTGATAAAAATGCCAAATACAATATGGAAGCTAAAATCAATCTCATTTTTTCAATATACTGTGTCCCATTTTATCTCTTTTGGTCTCCAGATACTTTTTATTATGCTCATTTGGAGACACTTCAATTGGTACATTCTCCACAATTTCCAGGCCATATCCCATCAATCCTACTCTTTTTGTCGGATTGTTAGTGATCAAACGAATTTTACTAATACCTAAATCATGAAGAATCTGAGCTCCTACTCCATAATCTCTATGATCTCCTTTGAAACCCAATTTCTCGTTGGCCTCTACGGTATCTAGCCCCTCTTCCTGAAGCTTATAAGCTCTCAACTTATTATAAAGTCCGATTCCTCTTCCTTCCTGGTTCATATAAAGCACCACGCCCTTGCCTTCATTTTCGACCATCTTCATGGCATTGTGAAGCTGTGTACCACAGTCACATCTACACGAACCAAAAATATCTCCTGTCACACAGCTACTATGAACACGAACCAAAACAGGTTCTTTGTCCTTCCAATCCCCTTTTGTTAAAGCCAAATGCGTCTCTCCCGTGCTCAACTGTTTGTATGAAGTCAATTCAAAATCACCATGATCAGTAGGCATATTGACAGTGATTTGTTTTTCGATCAGAGACTCCTGCTCCATTCGATAGCTGATCAGGTCTTTTATAGAAATTAACTTCAGGTCAAACTTTTCAGCCACCAATTCCAAATCTGGTAGTCTCGCCATGGTACCATCTTCATTCATGATTTCAACCAGCACACCTGCCGGTTGCATGCCTGCCAGACGTGCCAGATCAATGGCAGCCTCGGTATGGCCTGCTCTTCTTAGTACCCCTCCTTTTTTGGCCTTGAGAGGAAAAATATGACCCGGCTTGCCTAGTTCTTCAGGTTTGGTATCTGGGTTAACCAATGCCTGTATTGTTTTGGCTCTATCGCTAGCCGAAATACCCGTCGTACAACCATGACCTATCAAATCGATGGAAACCGTAAATGGAGTTTCATGTAGAGCGGTATTCTTACCTACCATCAATTCCAACTCCAATTCATCACATCTATCCTCGATCAAAGGAGCACAGATCAATCCTCGTCCATGAGTGGCCATGAAGTTGATGATTTCTGGTGTGACACTCTCTGCCGCACACACAAAATCCCCTTCATTCTCTCTGTCTTCATCATCTACTACGATGATCACTTCTCCCCTTTTGATGGCCTCAATGGCATCTGATATTTTGTCTAACATATCTATTTAACGGTAACGTTTCCAAGTTCATTGGCTATATCCATCTCCATTTGTTTCAATCCCTGCTGAATGGACAAATAACCATTTATTTCATTTTCATCTGCAGCCGACTTCATTTTATCCATGTTGTCAACTATCATTTTTTGTATTATTCTAAACTTCAACCGAAGCACACTCCTGTAAGCCGACAATCTCAAGGCATCTCTTTCATGAGCCACAGAAATCTGAAATTTATCAGACCAATTAGGACTCAACTCATAGCGCTCGGTAGATAAATCAACTGCCTCTTTTCTAATCTCAGCATCGTCATGATCCAGCAAGGCTTGTAAAGTCAATACCTTTCCCTGCTCCAATTGCTCCTTGTACAGCTCCAAAACTCTTTGACAAACAGGCGAAGTAAACTCAATATCCTCACACTCTGTCAGGATATATTGTGCCAGATGTGTTTCTTCCCCTTCGAACCCTTCAATCATCTCCGCTCCATAATTAATTAACATACGGATGCTTTCACGTTCTTGATTCTTGATGATGTCATCAGGTCGAACCTTTTCCTCAACTAAATCTTCAGGATCTGCAAACAAATCAGGAGGTGGCTCCATCGGCATACCATATGGCATACCACCACCAAAATCTGGCGGAAAGTTACCTCCAGATGAAGGACTCGCACTCGGAGGCTTTGATGAGTATTTCGATTTATTCTCTTTAATTAAGAGCTTGTTTAGCTCTACTATCAAGGTCCCCTCGTCTATACCCAGCATATTACTGCACTGCTGAGTATAAACACTGCGCTTGATCGGATCAGGAATTAAAGATATACTCTGAACTATCTCGCGTATCGACTCGGCTCTTTTGATCGGATCATTGGACTCTGAGGTGTAAAAGTCCGTCTTGAAGGACATAAAGTCCTGCGAATGATCATCCAAATATTCCTTGAAGGCAGTTCCGCCCAATTGTCTGGAATAGCTATCTGGATCTTCACCTTCAGGAAAACGAACGGCTT
This is a stretch of genomic DNA from Reichenbachiella ulvae. It encodes these proteins:
- a CDS encoding electron transfer flavoprotein subunit alpha/FixB family protein — encoded protein: MSILVFIEISEGEIKKTSLEAISYASNIESGVTAIAFGEASEENLKVAGKAGASKVLHVSDDKYNEANIQAYASAIAKAAESEGAETIVLANSSLGDPVAARLSIKMGASLASNVVAAPDTSNGFVVKRSIYTGKAFANVDLTEGKRIIGIKKNAATIKEDGGDPSIETFSPDENADDFKVKVLSQEKASGDVLLPEAEIVVSGGRGLKGPENWGMIEELAKTLGAATACSKPVSDMDWRPHHEHVGQTGIKVAPSLYIAVGISGAIQHLAGVNASKCIVVINKDEEAPFFKAADYGIVGDAFEVVPKLTEAIKAING
- a CDS encoding bifunctional nuclease family protein encodes the protein MDKIKLDIIGLSSSHAQSGSFALVLGESHGKRRLPIIIGMFEAQAIAIEIEKISPNRPMTHDLFKSFAGNFNINIKEILISDLKEGVFFARIICEDANGNVVEIDSRPSDAIAIGIRFNADIYTNVTVLDEAGIVVTDEFEEELDTIVANEEEEEDAPIGSPEYLKNQSVDGLQQLLDQALSEEDYERAAKIRDELNKRN
- a CDS encoding bifunctional 3,4-dihydroxy-2-butanone-4-phosphate synthase/GTP cyclohydrolase II, with product MLDKISDAIEAIKRGEVIIVVDDEDRENEGDFVCAAESVTPEIINFMATHGRGLICAPLIEDRCDELELELMVGKNTALHETPFTVSIDLIGHGCTTGISASDRAKTIQALVNPDTKPEELGKPGHIFPLKAKKGGVLRRAGHTEAAIDLARLAGMQPAGVLVEIMNEDGTMARLPDLELVAEKFDLKLISIKDLISYRMEQESLIEKQITVNMPTDHGDFELTSYKQLSTGETHLALTKGDWKDKEPVLVRVHSSCVTGDIFGSCRCDCGTQLHNAMKMVENEGKGVVLYMNQEGRGIGLYNKLRAYKLQEEGLDTVEANEKLGFKGDHRDYGVGAQILHDLGISKIRLITNNPTKRVGLMGYGLEIVENVPIEVSPNEHNKKYLETKRDKMGHSILKK
- the dnaG gene encoding DNA primase, with amino-acid sequence MISNHTIEEIKSRMDIYEVISDFVQLKKSGSSYKALSPFTDEKTPSFMVSPAKNIFKCFSTGKGGDPITFLMEIDGLSYMEALRYLAQKYNIELEEEVQTDDQKQAQNERESLFITLNFAKDHFVENLWEVEEGKNIGLTYFKERGFSEETIKSFELGYALDQWQGLMDAAAKNGYNEEFLEKAGLKIVKEDKAYDRFRGRVTFPIHNVTGKVIAFGARTLKSNEKGPKYINSPETELYTKSKILYGIYQAKNEIRNTSNCYLVEGYTDVISLYQAGIKNVVASSGTSLTEDQIKLIKRYSENVTALFDGDKAGIKASMRGIDMMLAGGLNVKAVRFPEGEDPDSYSRQLGGTAFKEYLDDHSQDFMSFKTDFYTSESNDPIKRAESIREIVQSISLIPDPIKRSVYTQQCSNMLGIDEGTLIVELNKLLIKENKSKYSSKPPSASPSSGGNFPPDFGGGMPYGMPMEPPPDLFADPEDLVEEKVRPDDIIKNQERESIRMLINYGAEMIEGFEGEETHLAQYILTECEDIEFTSPVCQRVLELYKEQLEQGKVLTLQALLDHDDAEIRKEAVDLSTERYELSPNWSDKFQISVAHERDALRLSAYRSVLRLKFRIIQKMIVDNMDKMKSAADENEINGYLSIQQGLKQMEMDIANELGNVTVK